In Tsuneonella dongtanensis, a single window of DNA contains:
- a CDS encoding HEPN domain-containing protein codes for MAIEEPAELAPGISVSPKVITFETSFGSRGGEEFQTHAAVLSMERLATFSIVVEHPDGGEALARKSWNAIWLFGLLALACRTHVISLYSGVPEYPHEFSLTNRHTFIRPLPCVAITPDQVRWAANYFDTYSALLGERRFRGAQRYYNNAHYLPDADAKIMLLWAGIESLLDVDAELRRSIALHAAILHGGDSEAKAARFRDVKRAYDIRSKVVHGSDVDGAKLEAAVEFASDLLLDLLRRTLEIGRMPKGAELDEAASRAAFP; via the coding sequence TTGGCCATTGAAGAACCCGCCGAACTCGCACCGGGCATCAGCGTGTCGCCCAAGGTTATTACTTTCGAAACTTCATTTGGGAGCCGAGGCGGGGAGGAGTTTCAGACGCATGCAGCCGTCCTTTCCATGGAAAGGCTGGCTACCTTCTCGATAGTGGTCGAGCACCCCGATGGTGGCGAGGCTCTCGCTCGAAAGAGTTGGAACGCGATTTGGCTTTTTGGTCTTCTGGCGCTGGCATGCCGGACGCACGTTATCTCGCTATACAGCGGAGTTCCTGAATACCCTCACGAGTTTAGCCTAACGAACCGCCACACGTTCATCCGGCCGCTCCCTTGCGTGGCGATTACCCCGGACCAAGTGAGATGGGCTGCAAATTACTTCGACACCTACAGTGCCTTGCTTGGGGAGCGCAGGTTTAGGGGTGCGCAGCGATACTACAACAACGCTCATTACCTTCCGGACGCTGATGCGAAAATCATGCTTCTGTGGGCGGGCATCGAGAGCCTCCTCGACGTCGACGCGGAACTTCGCAGGAGCATCGCGTTGCACGCGGCAATACTTCACGGAGGAGACAGCGAGGCCAAGGCGGCCCGCTTCCGAGACGTGAAACGAGCCTACGACATTCGATCCAAGGTTGTTCACGGCTCAGATGTCGATGGGGCCAAACTAGAGGCAGCCGTCGAGTTTGCGAGTGATCTGCTCTTGGACCTCCTTCGAAGGACGTTGGAGATTGGTCGGATGCCGAAGGGGGCGGAACTAGATGAAGCTGCCTCGCGCGCGGCCTTCCCATGA
- a CDS encoding LEM-3-like GIY-YIG domain-containing protein, with protein MFRDEVIEQLGFYVYRLVDPRSGETFYVGKGRGNRVFHHAAGEKSPEGSILSPKLALIAQIKTAGHEVDHHIHRHGMDEPTAYEVEAALIDVYPSLLNSVAGHRSDLFGAARTTDLVARYQAEPASWEHNCLLVGVRNTVDDRGTYEAARFAWKLNRKHLPKLDLVVAVRGGLILDAFRPNEWLPGTLENFPNAPHAMPDRLGFVGERAAPELRNMYVGKRLPRWCKLSQAGIRYVGPAFPPKQQEVSDEIDAYL; from the coding sequence GTGTTTCGTGACGAGGTGATCGAGCAGCTAGGCTTTTACGTGTATCGACTGGTTGACCCGCGCAGCGGCGAGACCTTCTATGTCGGGAAGGGCCGAGGTAATCGCGTATTCCACCACGCGGCTGGAGAGAAGTCTCCGGAGGGCAGCATCCTCTCACCAAAGCTGGCCCTTATTGCTCAGATCAAGACGGCAGGGCACGAAGTGGACCATCATATTCACCGGCATGGGATGGATGAACCAACCGCCTACGAGGTCGAAGCGGCTCTAATTGACGTATACCCCTCGCTCCTGAACTCAGTCGCTGGGCATCGGTCAGATTTGTTCGGTGCGGCTCGCACCACGGACCTCGTAGCGCGCTATCAAGCAGAGCCTGCTTCGTGGGAGCATAACTGCTTGCTCGTCGGGGTGCGCAACACGGTCGATGATCGAGGGACTTATGAAGCCGCGCGGTTCGCTTGGAAGCTGAACCGCAAGCATCTCCCGAAACTCGATCTAGTCGTAGCAGTTCGAGGGGGTTTGATACTCGACGCATTTAGGCCGAATGAGTGGCTGCCCGGCACCTTGGAGAACTTCCCGAACGCCCCTCACGCGATGCCCGACCGCCTCGGCTTTGTCGGTGAGCGAGCGGCACCGGAACTTCGGAACATGTATGTGGGCAAGCGCCTCCCTCGTTGGTGCAAGCTGTCGCAGGCAGGGATCAGGTATGTGGGGCCTGCGTTCCCGCCTAAACAACAGGAAGTCAGCGACGAAATTGACGCTTATCTCTAG
- a CDS encoding recombinase family protein: MLCGYARVSTVDQVAGLEAQQRELSATGCTKQFVEQVSSVAERQQLSAALDFVRDGDTLAVTRLDRLARSTSDLLRIVDLLETKGVALRVLDFGGTEMDTSSPAGRLTLTMFGALAQFEREIMLARQKEGIERAKRLGKYQGRQPTARRRLPEMRALAAEGVRPSEIADRLNCSRASVYRLLAEDRK, from the coding sequence ATGTTGTGTGGCTACGCGCGGGTAAGCACTGTCGATCAGGTGGCGGGGCTAGAAGCCCAACAGCGCGAACTCTCAGCAACGGGGTGCACCAAGCAGTTCGTCGAACAGGTTTCGTCCGTCGCGGAACGCCAGCAACTGTCAGCCGCACTCGACTTCGTCAGAGACGGAGACACCCTAGCCGTCACCCGCCTCGACCGTCTCGCGAGGTCGACCTCTGACCTGCTCCGAATTGTTGATCTGCTTGAAACCAAAGGCGTGGCGCTCCGCGTGCTCGACTTTGGGGGGACGGAGATGGACACAAGTTCTCCGGCAGGACGTTTGACCCTGACCATGTTTGGCGCGCTGGCCCAATTCGAGCGCGAGATCATGCTCGCGCGGCAAAAGGAAGGCATCGAACGAGCTAAGCGCCTCGGGAAATATCAAGGTCGGCAACCGACCGCGCGTCGTAGGCTTCCTGAGATGCGCGCCCTCGCTGCCGAGGGGGTCAGGCCTTCCGAGATCGCCGACCGCCTGAATTGCAGCCGAGCGAGCGTCTATCGCCTTCTTGCGGAAGACCGGAAGTGA
- a CDS encoding helix-turn-helix domain-containing protein produces MTGFLRCGPSCSMRLRQNLAANIRRIRSERGLSQDNFAALVDVHRTYVNHLEQARRNLTIDVIERMADRLEIDPCALIADPKKSGEAR; encoded by the coding sequence GTGACTGGATTTTTGCGCTGTGGTCCATCTTGCTCGATGCGACTGCGCCAAAACCTTGCTGCGAACATCCGTCGCATAAGGTCCGAGCGTGGACTGTCGCAGGACAATTTCGCCGCACTGGTCGATGTCCATCGGACCTACGTCAATCATCTGGAACAGGCTCGGCGCAATCTGACAATCGACGTGATCGAGCGCATGGCCGACCGTCTGGAGATCGACCCTTGCGCCCTTATCGCTGATCCGAAGAAAAGCGGCGAAGCGCGCTGA
- the folK gene encoding 2-amino-4-hydroxy-6-hydroxymethyldihydropteridine diphosphokinase: MRHRFLVALGSNVRHPRFGLPRQVLRAALAALEDAGLAVDAMSPIVDSAPLGPSSRHYANAAAVISTRLEPEEVLDLLQAIEHAFGRVRRGARWGARVLDLDIALWSGGSWFSERLVIPHPEFNDRRFAVAPAARIARAWRDPLTGLTVGQIEARLTRASPLS, encoded by the coding sequence ATGCGGCACCGGTTCCTCGTCGCGCTGGGATCGAACGTGCGGCATCCGCGCTTCGGACTGCCGCGACAGGTGTTGCGAGCTGCCCTCGCCGCCCTCGAGGATGCGGGCCTCGCCGTCGACGCGATGTCGCCGATCGTCGACAGCGCTCCCCTCGGCCCCTCCAGCCGCCATTATGCCAATGCCGCGGCGGTGATTTCGACGCGGCTCGAGCCCGAAGAAGTGCTCGACCTGCTGCAGGCGATCGAGCACGCGTTCGGCCGCGTCCGCCGCGGAGCCCGCTGGGGCGCCCGGGTGCTCGATCTCGACATAGCACTCTGGAGCGGCGGCTCCTGGTTCAGCGAGCGGTTGGTAATCCCCCATCCGGAGTTCAACGACAGGCGCTTCGCCGTCGCTCCCGCCGCCAGGATCGCCCGTGCATGGCGCGATCCGCTGACCGGCCTGACAGTCGGGCAGATCGAAGCCCGCTTGACCCGCGCAAGCCCGCTGTCCTAG
- the aguB gene encoding N-carbamoylputrescine amidase, giving the protein MPEVTVAALQLDLSSADETENIAAVSALVEEAASRGAQIVLPPELFSGPYFCKVEDEELFALARPTAAHPSVVAMQRLAAKLKVAIPTSFFERDGHHYYNTLAMVGADGEILGTYRKSHIPDGPGYEEKYYFRPGNDGFKVWDLFGTRIGVGICWDQWYPETARVMALMGAELLFYPTAIGSEPYDADLDTSRMWRRAMLGHAVSNCMPVIAANRIGTEDGQKFYGHSFIADEWGDFLCDYGAGDTGALVATIDLARAAKHRAGMGFFRDRRPQLYGRICEDV; this is encoded by the coding sequence ATGCCAGAAGTCACCGTCGCCGCGCTCCAGCTCGACCTCTCGTCCGCCGACGAGACCGAGAACATCGCCGCGGTCTCCGCTCTCGTCGAGGAAGCGGCGAGCCGCGGCGCGCAGATCGTTCTGCCGCCCGAACTCTTTTCCGGCCCGTACTTCTGCAAGGTCGAGGACGAGGAGCTCTTTGCGCTCGCACGGCCGACCGCCGCGCATCCCTCCGTCGTGGCAATGCAAAGGCTCGCCGCGAAGCTCAAGGTCGCGATCCCCACCAGCTTCTTCGAGCGCGACGGACACCACTACTACAACACCTTGGCCATGGTCGGCGCGGACGGCGAAATCCTCGGCACCTACCGCAAAAGCCACATCCCCGACGGGCCCGGCTACGAGGAGAAGTATTATTTCCGTCCCGGGAACGACGGGTTCAAGGTATGGGATCTGTTCGGCACGCGTATCGGCGTCGGGATCTGCTGGGACCAGTGGTACCCGGAAACCGCCCGCGTGATGGCGCTCATGGGCGCCGAGCTTCTCTTCTACCCGACCGCGATCGGCTCCGAGCCCTACGACGCCGACCTCGATACCAGCCGAATGTGGCGCCGCGCCATGCTCGGCCATGCCGTGTCGAACTGCATGCCGGTCATAGCCGCCAACCGGATCGGCACGGAAGACGGGCAGAAATTCTACGGCCACAGCTTCATCGCCGACGAATGGGGCGATTTCCTGTGCGACTATGGTGCCGGGGACACCGGAGCCCTCGTCGCGACCATCGACCTTGCACGCGCCGCGAAGCACCGTGCGGGGATGGGCTTTTTCCGCGATCGCCGCCCGCAGCTCTACGGACGGATCTGCGAGGACGTTTGA
- a CDS encoding SIMPL domain-containing protein, translating to MPRSHLIFAAALPLALAACGDAPADPRGVDRGETLLSVSASGHAESRPDKAEFQAGIETWAASATAASAANAKKIAEIVRALEASGVREKDIQTRAVSVQRVDWGPRKGQFQASNVVNVTLRDAAKISEAVTAVTEAGANVVSGPNLSMTDPEKVANLAYADAYKSAKRRAEAYAEAAGMEISRVLYIRDAGGQQGQRYLRSADAMMTIDVEEAAQPRPVAPPPPPPVINTAPRPESGPPRVMLGTTASDVFIQVDFALREK from the coding sequence ATGCCCCGCAGTCACCTGATTTTCGCCGCTGCCCTGCCGCTCGCGCTTGCCGCGTGCGGCGATGCCCCTGCCGACCCGCGCGGCGTGGACCGCGGTGAGACGTTGCTCTCCGTCAGCGCGTCCGGGCACGCCGAATCGCGCCCCGACAAAGCTGAATTCCAGGCCGGGATCGAGACGTGGGCCGCTTCGGCCACAGCCGCCAGCGCCGCCAATGCAAAGAAGATCGCCGAGATCGTCCGCGCTCTGGAAGCGAGCGGAGTCCGGGAAAAGGACATCCAGACCCGCGCGGTCAGCGTCCAGCGCGTCGACTGGGGTCCGCGCAAGGGCCAGTTCCAGGCATCGAATGTCGTCAACGTGACGCTGCGCGATGCCGCGAAGATCAGCGAGGCGGTGACCGCGGTCACCGAGGCGGGCGCCAATGTCGTCTCCGGTCCGAACCTGTCGATGACCGACCCCGAAAAGGTCGCCAACCTGGCCTACGCCGATGCCTACAAGTCCGCCAAGCGGCGAGCAGAGGCCTATGCCGAAGCGGCAGGCATGGAAATCTCCCGCGTTCTCTATATCCGCGATGCGGGCGGCCAGCAGGGCCAGCGGTACCTGCGCAGCGCCGACGCCATGATGACGATCGATGTCGAGGAGGCCGCGCAGCCCCGTCCCGTCGCCCCGCCGCCGCCGCCGCCGGTGATCAACACCGCTCCCCGGCCGGAGAGCGGACCGCCGCGGGTGATGCTCGGTACCACTGCATCCGACGTATTCATTCAGGTGGACTTCGCGTTGCGGGAGAAATAA
- a CDS encoding class I SAM-dependent methyltransferase, with protein MRRIALAAVPLLALATTASADHHAAKPKAMHASAKVSVNPDLAAAVANPLRDPDRARDQWRKPAETLAFFGVEPGMKVGEYAPGGEWYSRLLGLYLGPKGQLVGLYFNPTSGPFNEKAQEGIRAGAAKYPADIAGWSGIPAERFMGMTLESIPDDQKGTFDRILVMRMLHNMMRWNNADSEIKAMRELLKSGGMIGIEQHRAKADAPYSFTDGSKGYLREADVIKFMEVHGFELVGSAEYNANPKDPANHAEGVWEMKPSWRTKKPELENLGETDRMTLLFRKRA; from the coding sequence ATGCGCCGTATCGCGCTCGCCGCCGTTCCGCTCCTCGCCCTCGCCACCACCGCTTCGGCCGATCATCACGCAGCCAAGCCCAAGGCGATGCACGCCAGCGCGAAAGTCTCGGTGAACCCCGACCTCGCCGCGGCGGTCGCCAACCCGCTGCGCGATCCCGACAGGGCGCGCGACCAGTGGCGCAAGCCGGCCGAAACGCTGGCGTTCTTCGGTGTGGAGCCCGGGATGAAGGTCGGCGAATACGCGCCCGGTGGCGAGTGGTATTCCCGGCTCCTCGGCCTTTACCTCGGGCCGAAAGGCCAGCTCGTCGGGCTCTATTTCAATCCGACCTCCGGCCCATTCAACGAAAAGGCGCAGGAAGGAATCCGCGCCGGCGCGGCGAAGTATCCGGCGGACATCGCCGGATGGTCGGGCATTCCCGCGGAACGGTTCATGGGCATGACGCTGGAAAGCATCCCCGACGACCAGAAGGGTACCTTCGATCGCATCCTGGTGATGCGGATGCTGCACAACATGATGCGCTGGAACAATGCCGACAGCGAGATAAAGGCCATGCGCGAACTGCTCAAGTCCGGGGGCATGATCGGTATCGAGCAGCACCGTGCGAAGGCAGACGCACCCTATAGCTTCACCGACGGCAGCAAGGGCTACCTGCGCGAGGCGGACGTGATCAAGTTCATGGAGGTGCACGGTTTCGAGCTGGTCGGCAGCGCGGAGTACAACGCTAATCCGAAGGACCCCGCGAACCACGCCGAGGGCGTCTGGGAGATGAAGCCCTCGTGGCGCACGAAGAAGCCGGAACTGGAGAACCTCGGCGAAACCGACCGCATGACGTTGTTGTTCCGCAAGAGGGCGTGA
- the msrA gene encoding peptide-methionine (S)-S-oxide reductase MsrA translates to MNEQAIVAGGCFWCTEAVFRDVMGVSEVESGYIGGHVPDPTYKEVCSGSTGHAEGIRVTFDNAVISLPEVYDVFLGTHDPTQLNRQGNDVGTQYRSAIFPLDDAQRAEAEAAIARWNAEHPGQQAVTTIEGPAEWYPAEDYHQEYWEGEGQRNPYCLAVIPPKLMKLRKSFANKVKGETA, encoded by the coding sequence GTGAACGAGCAGGCGATCGTTGCTGGCGGGTGCTTCTGGTGCACCGAAGCGGTGTTCCGCGACGTGATGGGCGTAAGCGAAGTCGAAAGCGGCTATATCGGGGGGCACGTCCCCGACCCGACCTACAAGGAAGTCTGCTCGGGCAGCACCGGGCACGCCGAGGGAATCCGCGTGACCTTCGATAATGCGGTCATTTCCCTTCCCGAGGTTTACGACGTTTTCCTCGGCACCCACGATCCGACCCAGCTGAATCGCCAGGGCAACGACGTGGGCACGCAATACCGCAGTGCGATCTTCCCGCTCGACGACGCCCAGCGCGCCGAAGCGGAAGCCGCAATCGCGCGCTGGAATGCCGAGCATCCCGGCCAGCAGGCGGTCACGACAATCGAAGGCCCAGCCGAGTGGTATCCGGCAGAGGACTACCACCAGGAGTACTGGGAAGGCGAAGGCCAGCGGAACCCCTATTGCCTGGCGGTCATCCCGCCCAAGCTGATGAAGCTCAGGAAGAGTTTCGCGAACAAGGTAAAGGGCGAAACGGCCTGA